CTGCAAACAAAGTTGGAACTTGTCTATACAAACCATATGAtgtatctttctctctctaaaattaCATCATATTTCATTGGCATTTTTGTGCATATTTCTTTGCTCTAATAAAGCAAGCTGAGTGAttcaacaaatttatttatttggttcaagcaaattaataaaaagaagagttatgttatatatagtcacTTTTGCGTATTCTTTATACACCTCACTGATGTTATTGtccaaatcaattattttatattaaaaaaaatgctatcaATCATATCAGTGGAGTGCATAGAAGtacgtaaaaataattgtacgtAAAATTTTTGtagaatattgaaaaaaaaagacaaaaacattAACTGTGATATTAAAATAGGCACACCAAATACCAAAACATTAGTagtaaaaactaaataacaacaaaaaaaaactacatcaaATAGCtagcactgttttttttttgggtgaaataAGCAAAAACATAATATCCAGCTATCCACAGTGATTCCTCCTTATTCTAATTTTACCAATCTATAATAtccccaaaaataataaatgaatcaaGCCCACTGCCAACAAAATTtagcttgaaaaataaataatcagtGTGTACCATCTCTTCCCATTCTGCCCCAGGATATACTCCTGAATTTCCAAATTTACCCCTTCCACTCGTTACACTGCGTGGTAGGCCTCGTCTTCTGCTTCCCAGCCTTCAACGGGCATGGCGCCTCTACGGGCGGAACCATACAATTATACTGCAGACACAAGGAGCTGCTCAAAGGAATGTCAGCCGTCGGATTTATCGGCATACCCGTAAGATAATTGTGCTGCAAATACAGTATCTGTATACTAGCAGCCAGCAAGCGATCCACGAAGCTACCCGGTACCTGACCCGTGAACCGGTTATTGTTCAGGTAAAGATTCTGTACGGTAGAGAGCATTGGAGAGATTCTCCCAGAAAGCCTGTTGTAGCTAAGATCAACGGTCGGAATCGTGACCTGGTCCGCCGGTTGAACCGGGCCGAAAAAGAGATTGCGTTGTAATTGGAGGCTGCTGATTGGGAAGGTGAAGATCCGACCCGGAATCTTACCCGTGAATTGGTTCATGCTCAGGTCGAGGTAATTGAGCTGGTTGAGCCGGGTTAAGAGCCCGTCCACGGGCCCACTGAGCCGGTtccaggagagagagaggtattgGAGAGAGGGAGGTAGGGAAGCCGGAGGAAGCGAACCGGTGAGAACGTTGTGCTTGAGGTCGAGCCGGGTCAGTGTTCGGGAGAGAAACGGAGGGACCGAACCGGAGAGGCGGTTGTGGCAGAGGATGAGGTTGGACAATTCCGGTAAGGTTCCAATGGGCCGCGGGATTGTTCCGTCGAACTGGTTGTAGCTGAGGTCCAGCGTCCGCAGGCTCCGTAACTCGCCGAGAGAGGGCGGAATCCCACCGGAGATGAAGTTCCGGCTGATCGCGAGGAACCGGAGGCTTTTCAACTGGGAGATCGAGTGTGGCAGGGCCCCAAAGATTCTGCCGGGAACGACGGAGAACTCCGCCAGCGCAGAAAGTTTCCCAATCGCCGGGTCAATCCGACCGGTCAGTCCTGGCGAGCCGGCCCTCGGGTCACCCAGGTTGAGCGCAATAACCTTATTGGAATCACAGTAAACCCCGGCGAAATTACACGGATCGGACGTGAAGTCCCATGCAGCGAAGAAGTTCGAACCAGGCAAGTCGCCCAAAGCTTTCCTGATCGATTGCAGAGCCAGAAAATCAATCGGGTCCAAAATCGCAAACACCCAAGAGTTATTACACTGCAACAAACACAAAGTAAGCACAATGCAAACCCTCAAACCCCTTAAGTCAGCCATGGAAGAAGTGGCTACTGAGCTAGTGAATGTGGGGGGGGCTTTATAGGACCGTGAGAGATGGTTGAATGGGGAATGCTTTTCCGTGAGAGGACCGACCGACTTCTCGCGGGTAAGGGCGTGAAAGCTTTTATTAATGGCGGAACCACCAgcataaaaaagagagaacttttCGAGCTGTTGGCTTGGAAAGCAAGCTATGCTTGAATCTCCTTGATGAAGCTTCTTCAACTTGGGTCTAGTTCTCTGCctacactctctctctcactcaatgTGTTTGCTTTTTCATTATGTTGGCTTCGGAAGGAAGATGCAATGACTGCTCTGATACTTCTGTGTCTGTCTCTCTGGTTTGCAAAGCTCAGGGacattatattattttactatatcTACCCTTAGTAATTCATTTCTTTATTGGGAAGAGGTTCGGGTGGGCAAACGGTTGTCCGAACCTACGTGGAGGGTGATGAACCTGAGGTTCGGGTGACAGGTCACGGGGTTCGGACGGAGAAGTAGCACACGTGAGTGACTGTGGTTAATGTGTCCGGGTTGAGGGTCACCAGCGGCGGCACCGAGCTGAGTCTCATCGGCATGTGAGAGTCGACACGTAGGTAGTCGACGTGGCTTGCGGGGTACGCTGGGAAGGAAAGTAACGACAGGGTCGAGGCTGTCCTGGGGACACTTTGTGCGTCGTCGTATCAAGATGCTACTTTAATTAGGTTGTCGTTTCTTTCAAACTCACAAGCTACTTTTGTGCAAATATAGGTCATTAGGACAAATTAAATAAGGGGGCGGCATGCCatcccattttgaccgctgggcataccgctcagcgtaaattttttttttttatatttttttaatatatttaaatatatttaaaaaaataaaaaaaatacattaatatacttaaaatcacttccttaatcactaagtaaaaaaaaaaatttgactaaCGGTCAAATAGAGGTATAAGTTGAAGaggcaaagtagactttctcattAAAG
This genomic interval from Juglans microcarpa x Juglans regia isolate MS1-56 chromosome 4D, Jm3101_v1.0, whole genome shotgun sequence contains the following:
- the LOC121259468 gene encoding LRR receptor-like serine/threonine-protein kinase GSO2 codes for the protein MADLRGLRVCIVLTLCLLQCNNSWVFAILDPIDFLALQSIRKALGDLPGSNFFAAWDFTSDPCNFAGVYCDSNKVIALNLGDPRAGSPGLTGRIDPAIGKLSALAEFSVVPGRIFGALPHSISQLKSLRFLAISRNFISGGIPPSLGELRSLRTLDLSYNQFDGTIPRPIGTLPELSNLILCHNRLSGSVPPFLSRTLTRLDLKHNVLTGSLPPASLPPSLQYLSLSWNRLSGPVDGLLTRLNQLNYLDLSMNQFTGKIPGRIFTFPISSLQLQRNLFFGPVQPADQVTIPTVDLSYNRLSGRISPMLSTVQNLYLNNNRFTGQVPGSFVDRLLAASIQILYLQHNYLTGMPINPTADIPLSSSLCLQYNCMVPPVEAPCPLKAGKQKTRPTTQCNEWKG